ttaaaaatcAAGGATTCAGTCAAACTAAGCAGGTACTCATGCCAGGTACTCCTTTCTCTACCCACATCCATGTTTGAATGCTGTTGCCTGTAATCTTTAAGCTTACTGTTGTGTTTTTGATTTTCAAGATAGTGAAAAGGACTTTTTGTGTATTGTGTGAATACTGTAAATCTGATGTTAACAGAATGGAATTTTCTTTCAACTGTATGTAGGGATGCAGTGCTGCCCAGAATTAGATATCTTTAAAGCGTTTAAAATGCAATAAACACTACATAATAATCGCCTTGTTACTTTCAATGCAATTCAAGTCTTTAAGAGGTATGTGTTTAATATTTCCTACTGTGTAGGAGAATTTGCAGTCAGCCATAGTACAGAGAAGTGGAATGGCTGATAACAGACTTCTAAGGCAAATGTAAATACAAAGACAGATGCCACCAAACGATTACAATGTTCATGGCAAGAATGTGTGCTGAAAAACTGTTGTTGGAAATGAAACAGCTAAACAATAGGAAATACAAATGCTGTATTAAAAGGAAAACTTGAAGTTTTTTCCCCACTCTTGACATAGCTTTCTTACTCTTACAGAAGGTCTTTAGTTGTATTCCTGAAATAAGGAACTAACAATGGAGAGTACAGCTGATAAATGAGCTTCTTGCAACATAATTTGTTActgtaatttcattatttatgcTAGGAACTCTTAAACACTTTATGTTGATTATTAAACCATTAATGCTACATTATTGCTTCTAAAGCCAGTCACGTTCAATGTTGACATTTTTGTAGAGTTAAGATGACAGCTAACAACTGGGCCAATATATAGGAATGGTAAACTGAATGCTCTTAATGCTGTCTAATTGTCTGTTTTCCCAAAATTTTGCATTATAGGACTACTACATGAAGAGTCTGCGAAGACAGCGGAAGACAGCTTAAACTGAAGATCTGCTTTAAAATGAGGTGAAAGAAAGCTGTAGTGGCGTAGAAAAATATAAAGTTgagttagaaattttttttttataaaatttaattcagGACTGGTGTTTCCTCCCAGAGTTCAGAAAGATGTGTTGATAATAGCACATATGCTACTGAGAATATAAGTCCtgtatcctttttttctttaagacttttTAAGATAAGAAACCAACATAACCTGAACACATGGCTTGCTCAGTGTTTAATTGCAAGTTTTCATTCTTGGACTTTAAAACACAAGAATAAATGTTTAGTATTTGTGTGAATCAAACTAAAATGAATCCCATTTTTACAACTTAAGCTATTCCTAGCTTCTTGATATacaagaaatggaaataaagtatCTTTGAATTTCTGTTACAAATTCGATTGTCTCTGTCATTGAACGTTTAATATTAAATAAGTTTCTTTCCTAATAAATCTACTCATGTCTTCAAGCTTAGTCCATTAATTTGGATGCTTAGTTATTCTGTGgtgtttgtgggtttggggtggttttgtgcCATCAGTTAGTATTTCATTTCAAGCTTGCTTTTTCTGCAGTTAGATGGCTGCTGGATACTCTGTCCCCTAAAAAAAGTGCAGCTTGTGCTGCACTTGGTtaagaaattacagaaatctcACAATAAAAATTGTAGGCCTTAAGCCTTTATAAGGCACTTAGATTCTTACAGCATTATCAGAAAAATGCCCTGGCTGAGACTGGCCATCAGACTGCCTTATATTTGCATGGTAGTATCTGTTTGGAATATTAATGAACAACGCTCTGCAGTTGGTAAGCATCACAGCTCCACGTTAAGACAGGTCCTTGCGAAGCTGTAGGTCAGGAAAGCGGAGTTCGTGTTGGGGAAGAACTGCGCCAGGTCAGCAGCAGCGATGTTACTTCAGTGTCTGTAAGAACCTgaatttgcacttttttttttttttttttaaaaaaagcattatcCTTTGTATTCAGAACTTGACTATAATACTGTAACTTGCTTGTTCTACTGTTGGTGAGTCTCGCCTGTTTGTGGAAGTGCGCTCATAAAAGGATCTGCACTTGGGTccctctgcagcagtgctggtttCTGGTAAGGAGGGACGCCACGTGCCCTTTCTGACACCCATACAGGGGCACAGGGGCTTGAGACTGGGCGGAGGCGGGGAGGGAActtagtaagaaaaataaatgcaagtggGAGCAAGCAAAATTATAATTCAGTTCTAATTATGGACTGTGCGTGAACTCCCATTCCTTTTGAAACCTGTGCAAGAGACATCATTCAGCTGCTGCCTGCATGTGTTACTTCTTTCAGTGGCTAAAATGTTTGTCTTTGCTGTAACAATGTGCACTAAGGGTTTCCCTTCTTTTGCAGAGGTATAAACTAGAAAATGAGGTACCTTGTAGCAACTTGAACTGGGATCCAGACATGACTGACAGTGGAGTCTTTCTCTAGTGCattaaagctgaaggaaaaactTTCTTTGGGAGCATAGGAGGCATGGTGCCTTTCTAGTAATTACCTTCAGATTTGACTGTAACGAGCATCTCCACAAGAGATTCATCTGTGGGAAAAGCATCGTCTTCAGAGCTTGAGCCCAAGATAAATATAATCTCAGATTTTCTAGGAGTGCTAAGCAAAAAGCAAGTATCTTATTTAAGTAAGCACCTCCTACATGCTTTCTCCATACTGGTTTTGACAGCCTGGCAGTCTTTTATGAGGTGTTAAAAATGTACTGGCCCAAGATTTTTCAAAGTTATGTTGAAATTTTAAGAGCCTCCTGTCCACTCTAGAGTGCCATGTATCatcccacacacaccccctgaaAAAGGAAGAGATCTAGGTACTTGAAACAACTGAGACTTTAATATAAGTGAAGAGTAGCAATGTCAGTTCCGTACAAGTTTGTAGTGCAAACAAAAGTTGTCCTTGGAAGAACAGTAAGTTTTGTAAACTTAGTTTCAGTTGTCATACCAACGGTTTgttgttcaaagaaaaaaaacaacaaaaaaagttaacTAGTGTGCCTTAGAGTTTATCAAACTgcataaaacatacaaaaatatttctctgaatgCATAGACTTACTGTTAATATTACAGTCAGATCATGATTAACGTTTTAGTCTTGTCACATTAACAGTTATTCTTGGTGGAAACTAGagcaaataaagctttttttataaACCAGCTGCTCCTGTAGCTGAATGTTCAGTAATTAGTGGAGGCAGTCTTTATACAATTCCctaaaaactgaaaagcaattaaCACTTAATTTTGAGCCATTTAACTACTACTGGTTTTGAAACAGTTATTGCACATAATCTGAACTAGCCTCCAAGCTGTGCTGGAAAGATAAATACACAattgttaaaacaaaaacatccctgtcctacaagaaaaaaaagcaggagctGTAGTTAGGAAATTTTACTTCATACTGTGTCACAGTCTTGAGCGTACCAGGAGTTGAATGGGGCTTTGAAGTAGCCCAGCTCCCACATAGAGAAGAGGGAGTCTGCAGAGTTTAAGTGAAAGAAGTGGGAAAGGATGATAATTATTTTGAATGCACTAAGCAGGCGTTTTAAGCCTAAGTAGCTTGGTGAAGTCCTGAACCCAGAGTCGAGCTCTCTGCTGGTAGAAGGGTTTGTTATTCTGACAGGTTCTGACCAGCCTCGCTCCGAGGAGCCACCTCAGGGCTGAAGCAGCTGAGGGCAGGGCGGTAGCCACGCTGCGCCTACCAAAACGTGCTGATTCTACTATTTATGGTCTGAATGTCGACATTACAGTCCAGATCAACAGCAACAAACACCGCATCAGCTGTGCATAAACTCTGCTCTAGTGCTGCTTAATGCAGAGATGGAAGGAAAATCAGTGCTATTgggggaagaataaaaaaagcagCTCGTGTTCAGATGAAACAACTCCCTCACCCCTTCATCCACCCCAGTATCCAGTTAAGGTTTTTAGTGCATAAGTCATCGTTGTAGTTTTTGatacaaaaaccaaaaagcctCCTAAGGTTGAACTTTGCAGTCTACAATGTTAACAGGAAAAGCCTCCAGCAATGCTGCTACTTAAATACTTTGTTGGGAGTGACTTCAGGGTGTGTTTTAATGATGACTTGCCATTCATAAAACCACAGATGGAATTTTTTATTACTGGCTTGCTTAAAAACAAGTCAAGTAGCCCGTAGCTTAACCAgagtctggggttttttcccctctaaaaaaaTTCAACTGAAAGCACCTGGAGGCATTCAGCCCTTTCAGCCCTCATCTGGCTAAAACTGTGGATGCAAAGTGACAGCAGACTGCACGTGTTCCAGGTTACAGGTCAGTTACTTGCTAACGGTGTACGTTCCAGTGCAGCACGGCTAATCAGCATGGTACGCTCCTGACAGTTGTGGGAACGGCAGACAGGAACCGCACGGCCTGGGACTGGCCTGGGGGGGCTGACTTAACGGTACTGATGTCCGGTGTGCCTAATGCAGTCTCCTCCCAGCGGtgggaaaataaatgaacaaaaccaCGGATGCAGATTTGTGATCCCCTCCCTAGCTCCTGAAACAGAAGAGCTTTCTGAAAGGGCACTTCTAACTTGCTCTGTGACTTAAATGCTCCTTAATTAAGAGAGgcttcagtatttttttgtgGAGGTGGAAGGATGCCATCGCTTAAGTTACAGTATTCTCAGATGGGAAAGGAATGTTTAAATGTGGACACTCCACTTAATTTCAGCCCAGTGAAAATTCTTCTCCTACCACTTCAGAGCATTAAGTATTTCTATGACCAGCAGGCAAAACAACACATCTTGGTAAGTCTTCAAGAAGGGGCTTGCAAGTTTTACATTTTTAGAGAGCAACTGTTCATTGCATGCCAAATATGCTCTGACGTTTAACTTCATCAGgaagttaaaaaatatatatatatatacacagacacacacacaatttcCTGAATCTCTTTTCCATGAGTCTTATTTGGTCAAAGAGTGGGAGTACTCAACATACATTTCATATCAATAATTTAAGTCTTTCCTGCCCTCTGTTGCCAAATACCACAATAAACTTCACTGAAATACACTGGAAGCATGTGATTTTAGTAGATAAATGAGGTATCCCTTATCTGAATACAGTatcaagtaaaaaaataaaagcgaAGGGGATattaaatataaaagataaaCTATTAGTTAAAATAGTAACCCTAACAATAACTTAAGGTTTTACACACGCTTAATTCACTGCCCTCAGAAGGCAGCAGCATATAATTACCATCTTTTCATACTCCAGATGTGTCTAGAAGAGTCAGTAGGTCAGCTTCGATGCTCTGCTGTTGTAGCATGGTCTCTCGGTCAAAGTTGACGCAGCATTTCTGAAAGGAGAGCTGTCGCTTTTCACAAGAACTAACTCAAGCTCTTGGAAGTCCTGAAGTCTGGCAACATCCTTGTCCTTTTAAAGAACAGACAGAACTACGCATTACTTCTAAACCTATCtggttattattatttataataatggCTAAAGGAAGTAAAAACTAAAATCCCAGGGAGGTCACACCCAATGGTAAGAATAAAAGTGCTACCAGTATACGCTTTCTTTCAAAgcgtgtttgttttttttttctcttttaaccgtacatttttttctccttgaactGCATTATGATTTCACTGTGTCTATGCATGTCACTTAATGAAGAGTTGTGACCAAATGCATTTCATTTACAGACCTCCAGAATAAGTATTTTTGGAACAGAAGAGCATGTTCATTTGATAATGGCATATCTTTAAATTATTCACATCCCATTTTGTGGGTTTTCTCCCCTTACTATTTGTTCTTTTTAGACAAGCAAACAGTGAAGTAGTACATGGCAATTATGTTAAAAGCACACTAATGCGCTGTTTcgaatacatttttaaaaaagtcaagCTGTAATAGTTTCATGCACTTAGGAGGTGAAACACTGCGTATTTTGACAAGAATATTTTGAAGTGATGAAGTTTTAAGAAAAGTCTAAAATCCTTTTGAATTTGTGAGCTTaagtcaagggttttttttaacacaagGCGATGTTTTGCCAATCTTTTTACAAAAATACCTTCTCTGATGTGTGCAAAGTCAAATTAATCTCTGGTTTCAATTCTTACCTTTCTTACTAGTGTATTAGGTAACTTTCTGATCTTCTCTACTTGTTCTGGATTAATGCCCAATTCACAGCAACTCACTCTGAGCAGATCTTGATAGGTCAGTTCTTGTCTGTCCAGTTCAATTTCAATGAAGTCATTGTCTCTGAGGTTCTGGACTCTCACCTTAAGCACAAGTTCTGATtgaaaaagaagattaaaaggttttttttctaaaaaaccgcaaccaaacaaaaaaacctcacccaTACCTAACACTACAGTATTTATCATTCTCTTCTGAACTCAGGTTTTATGATTACAATACCTGTATCTCACTGAGAAACACCATGCAGTTAATAAAAGCTTCCATTTGAAAAGCAAGACATACACAGGGGAACCACATGCACAGTGTTAAAAATCTGATCTGTCTGGTCACAAGTCAAGTTGTTACCAACCTACCAGAGATGCATTTGATGCTATAGAATATAGTGGAAGACCTGAATTTTTATGTTGCTTGGACTGATCTTTCCATTGGTCTGCAAAGTATTACCATGTCTGACATACAGTTTAACAGTTATTTTACctagcagaacagaaaaataaaatgttctggGTAGTTCTGGCCAAAGAATTCAACATCTCTGCCTCTACTCAACACAAGTCTGAAAGGGGAACAATTCTTTAACTCCCTCTTTCACCTTGGAACCGAATATAAGATGGAAAATTACACTTCATTACCTTGCATGTTACATGGGAAAGTTCCAGTAAAGAAAAATGGTTGAAAGGTTGGTGCAGGACCAGTGGGCGACCTGTCAGGCTGCAGAGGTTCGGCCTGTCGGGCTGCTCCAGGCGGGACCAGAGCTCTGTGGTGGGGTGAGgccggccggggagcggggccgttGTGCACCCCGGGCTGGGCCTGGGGAGCGGGGCCGTTGTGCACCCCGGGCTGGGCCTGGGGAGCGGGGCCGTTGTGCACCCCGGGCTGGGCCTGGGGAGCGGGGCCGTTGTGCACCCCGGGCTGGGCGCAGCGCGGGGCCgtggcagctgctggtgggacGGGCAGCTCTTCCTCAGCCTCTAGTGTGGGAAAGTCATCGTCGCTGTTGCATGATGTAGGTGTGCATATGCTTTCAACCTGAGTTGCGGATGAGCAAGGACTAGTTTCACACTGGGAAGCAGAAGAGATGGAAGCACTTTCATTCTGGGATTCTGCCAAGCTGTCTGGAATGCTTTCTTCCGTGTAAACATAAGGGAGTGGTGGGCTGGCCAAGTAGTTTGCAACAATTGGCAAATTTAAATCCTTCGCTCCTTGGTATTCAGATTCTTCCTCTGTTAACGAAGTTCAAAAAAGAGGGGTGGgggatggagagagaaaaaaaccaccatgttATTGGATAGCTCTTTATCATTTCAAATCTAGTTAGTTTTCCTGTTGTGTCTTAAAACTACATCACACTCCGATGTAAGCAAAAGCTGATACTAATGTATCATATGTATGTAACACCTGGAAGGCAAGTAGctctaaaatgaaagaaaaatctacaaATTTCTACAATGtattgtgcttttaaaaagcaaagtagGAAAAAATACCTGTTGAAAGATACGTCATTTCTAGCAGTGTTATTCAGGATTTTCAAAGGAACTGTATGACTAGTATTCTTCACTAAATCTCGTTTTACAATGCTTTTAATAACACTGCTGTAAACAGTTTATTATAACCCATGCCAACAAGTTAAACCGAGTATTTCTTCAGGTAAGTGACTGTTTGATATAATACCCAAGCCACCTCTTCTCTTGCTTAAAAGTACTGCAGTAAATTACATTCTTGCCTGACAGAGCATTACAGGACATAAATATTAATGTCAAAGCAGTTCCGAAAGATCTGCTCAACAGCACTACACTCCCAGAATAAAAATCATTTGGGAGAATATAAGTGATATGTGTTTGTTCCCCAGGAAACACATGAAAGCTTAACAGACAAAATAAGGCAACTGTGAACAGAGTTCATTCACACACCCTTGACAGTTTAGATGTTAAAAACAGAACGCAAGTCATTTGTCATGAACTAAGTGCAAGAGATGAACACCTTgcccaacagaaaataaaatgctcatGCAAAGAACGTGCCATTCCTTCAGTTGTGACAGCTGTAACCTTAGTCATGATTTAGCTGCAACTTCATTTAAGATAACTGCACTGTTGATGTAAGAGCATATCATTGTAGAGAGCAATTTAAGTGCAATTAGCAAAAGACAGAACATCAACATTTCCAAAGGTGAAGCACTTAAAACTTTTAAGCTGGAGCACAGTACCTAGATGCTGATGGAAGCAGGATCATCACATACATCTAACTAGGTTTGCTGTTCATATGAAAAGTGTAAGATGACAGAAGCATGGGGCAAAAATTAACCACACTGTAAGTCACAGTGTAACAAAATCCTCAGGAGCTGTAACTTCAGAAATGCTGCAGTTGTTCTGAGTGGATTTGTAAGATTTCTTATGGTCAGAGAACAGTCAAACTGTACCACTGTGAAAGCCTCTATCCATTTGCAGCCTGCATGCTAGCTTCTGCTTAATGAGAGCCAACAGGACTGCAGTAGGACATTTCCCAAAGTATACAGCTTTTCAATCTCTTGATGACACAGCTCAGAATAAAAGGCCTTCCTACTTGAAATCCCCACGTGTATTTGCCTGAGTATGAATTACAGTTACAAATCAGAGCTATCTAACGAGATACGATAGTCCCAGGCCAAGTTTTGCCAATCTACTGCCTCAGATAAAAGCACTAAAAATGCTTTAGTTTTTAGACCAAGAATTCTAGATGACTCTTCAGATGGGAACAGTACCTCCCAAAATCTTCTGGATGTCTGGTTTTGAAGTTAACTGTGCAGCCAGCTCTCCTTTAGTGGTGAGGATCTGCTTATCTGCACCAGCATCCAGCAGGCAGGCCACCACGGGAGCGTGGTTCCGCTTACAGGCCCAGTGCAGACAGGTCCTGCGGGAGGAAGCAGAGGGGTTGTGCTCGCAGCTCAGACCCAGCGCCCCGGCTCCCCCTCACGGGCCCCTCCTAATTCACCTGAGTTGCACCTAGAGCGACAACAACTGGGAATAAAGTTTCCTTCGCTGcatcacttttttaaaagttatgaatCTAGTGTAAGCTCTGTGGGGCAAGGCCCCCCTTTGCCTTGCTGCAGCGCAAGAGTGAGTCCCCACTGGTGTCCCACTGGTGTCCATGCTGGGGGACGCGAGCAGCTCCGCGAGAGGTCCTCGAGCAAGCTCGAAGTGACCGGTGGAAGGAGGGTGGCCTCTTTACTGTGATCCTCTTTAGCTGTAAATCTCAAAGCCTCCTGagattaacatttccttttttgtaAAGAGGAGAACTAAGAAGAGCCGCGTCCTCAAAGCGTCTCTCCCCTACCCCCGAGGAGGGGTGCCCAGCCTCAGGgggggagccccgagcccagcacacGTCCGGCCAAACGCCCCGCGCAGCACAGGGCAGGGCCAGCCTccgcgccgctgcccccgggAACCGGCAGCCCGGGGAAGCCGCCCGTACCCCCGGCACCGCGCTGggccccccccggcgccgccgcccccggcccggcccggccgccgctcaCCAGCCGTCGATCTCGTTGCGGGAGTTGATGTCGGCCCCCGCGCCCAGCAGCCGCCGCACCTCCTCCACgtcccccagcgccgccgcctcccgcagccgctcctccagctcccgcgcCTCCGCGGCGCCGCTCATCGCCGatgccggggcgcggggccggcagACGCTCGGcagggcccccccccacccctcccggcTCCTCGGCCCGGCTGCGGCCGCCGCTGCAGCCCcaccccgccgcggcggggccgccggagCCCGTCAGAAGGCGGCGAGGGGCCGGCGGGCCGGGCGGCCTCCTCAGCGCCGCGCCAACgggccctccccgccccgccgcccgccgccccggccctTCGCTCCGCCGGGCGCCCTCACAgccgccgccatcttgcgcccggggccggcgccgggtgCGGGCCGCGcagggccctgcccggggcaAACCCGCCCGGAGGGAACCGACCCCGGCGCTGCGGTGACGCGAGGGCGCAGGCGGGTGAAAACACCGAAAGTGAAGCGTTTCCTCTGGAGggctcttcccccctccccgccgcccgccctgcAAACGGCCCTGCGCGGGGGCTTGAGGGGAGACGGCTcctgggggagaggggagaagctGCGATTCGGAATGTGCAAAGGCACCTCGCGCTGGCTTTGCCCTCTTCGGGGGGGTTTTAAGTAGCTTGAGCCGCCGCCGCTTGGCTCCTGCTTCACACcgtgaggccgccgcgggctggGGCCAAGCAGGTGCCTGGGGATGGGTTCAAAAGCCACGGGCTGGGGGCAAAACCGCCGGGGGTTTCCCCTGACACCCCCAGCCCCGGTACCCCCGATTCCCAGCCCTTGCTCATGCTCTTGGTTAAATCACCGCGGTGTGCGCTGCGGAGCTCTTTTTTAACTTACCAGTTTCTATTTTGGCATCAGGGTCTGCCACCAATGAGAAATTTGCACTAAGCTGTTCTGGTTCATTTCATTGCCTCTCTTTTATCGCTTACTTTTCTTATTAGAGACATTATTTTTAACCTACCATTTAATTTAGGACTTGGTTTGCAGTCGCTTTGGACTGCCGTGTTCCTGCTGTGGCACTTGGGGCAATTATGTGACGACTGTGCCTGCAGCATTCACTGTCCGAACGGTTCCCTAATATCTATCAATATACATGAAgcttcaaaacacagaaaaagaacaatCACCTTCCTTTTATTCAGTTGGGAGAGGCTGAGGCCCACAGGATAGACCTTTCTGTTTCTCCGAGGGAATGCCCAGCATCCCTGCAAGCCGCCCTTGTGAACGCAGGAGGGACACGCACAAACAGTGGTGATGTGACATTTTTAACTAACATGACAAAGGTTACACAGTGACTCGGTGGCATTTTTCTGACACCGGATCACATGCTGTTGATCTCATGCAACAGAGTGCAACAGGCTGAGCAAAAGTTTTACCCAGCTTGGACCAAAATATGAGAAACTGTGTGAGAAGCAATTCGATTTAGAGGATGGTTTGCAAACAAGATTTACCCAGTGACAGCTGCAAATTCAGACCTCTGTGACCTCGAAGACCAGCCTTCAACTGGACACTGCTGTGGcctagatatttttattttaactcacTTCCTTTTTCAgtaaaagctgttttaaatgaTCACACATTTTAACCCATAATCCGTTTTGTCCGTTTTCAGCATCTGTGGCATAAAGTTGTAAAACAAAGACAAGGCACATAAATGTGGAGACCTGGCGATACATTGTAGGAAGCAGAACCCTCTCTTGCACACTGTGAAAGCTTTAAAGCCCAACTTGTTAAAGCTGGAAAAATCTGGTAGGATAAAATAGCAAAATAGCCTTTTCCAAAGTCATATGTGACGTCTCTCAGACTGATGGGGAAAAGCTATTCAGGAGAAGAGTGCAGGAGTAGGCCCAAAACCAGAAACACAGATCCCAGTCCACCAGTAAAACTGCGCTGTGCCACTAGATGTCATGGTGGAACAGCAAGAGATGCCCGAAGTGTGGCTTTGTGCTTCTTGCTATAATTGTAAAATGCCTTTAAATTTGTCTCGGCACATCCATGGTGTCTCCATACAGCTTTGATCCTGCGGATTTCAAAGCTCTGAACAGTGCAGAGGGACATTATGCAATGTTTCAACAACAAGCACAGGGAAGCCCTGTGCGGAGAGCTGATTTCTTCagggttgtggggctttttttttttttttttttattcctctacTTGAGCTCCTCTCCCAAGGCCACACCAGGGCTTTTAAGGACTCGAAGCCGGCAGGCGATGCACTGAGATGGTCTCTCTCACGCTCTCTTGGGATGAGTATCCTACTCTGTCGTGCTTGTGCCAAGCCCTGTTAAATGCAACTCGGGTTCACCATTGCTTAGTTACACAATGTACTTCTCCCTGGAGTCATAAGATTTCCTCCTGCAAGAAAGACTGTGTAGAAGAGGATTAGCAGCGAGTTCACTTGACTCAAAACTCCCCACTGCCGCCATGAGCCTTCCTGCTTGCCCCTCACGTGAGGAGCCTCAGACCCCTCGCGCGCCTGGCCCCCTTCCCGTTTACTGGCCCTAGTGTTGCACACAGCAGAACTGAGCAAAGCCAGGAACAcgttcttcccctgctccttccctcccctttcccatATGGCAGCTGGGTTTGTGCCCACGCTTGGCAAGCCCCTGTGGTGCCTGTACCTGTGTGGGGCACACGTGCGTCCATCTCCCTTccaagagcagcaggagctgcgcGGATCCGGATTCAGAGAGGCAGGTGCTGGCAGAGGGCTGGCCATCGcctttgggagctgctgggaaTCACACCCGGTGCTGCGTGTGTGAGCAGTCATTTTGCCTCCCAAATGTCCCTGCTAAATGTCCTTGGCCTTCAGAAGGAACATGCTGAGCACCAAGCTGCAgcaagagtgtgtgtgtgtagctcAGATCAgtgatcttttattttctttgtgatttaCAGGTGCTCGGTGCTCTCTGTGTGTTCACCACCTGAGGAGGAACCGTATGGTCCAGCCTTGGGCGCAGCCCTGGCAGCCTGAGGGCactgctggggaggctggggcaTGCCTGGCAGCGCAGAGCCAGCGCTTAGCTGGGACATGCTGAGACATTCTGCTGCTGCAGGGAATAACCACAAGGGAGAGTTGGGCCAGTCTTTGTCCTCAGAGCAAGTTTTCCAGATTTTATTGGTTTAGTTTTAATATCTGTCTTTTTGCAAGCTTCTGACTATGACTGAACCTCTGGATTgatccttttctccttttttggaGAAACAATGGTCTGTCTGCTCTTTGCTCCCATTTATTTTAAGGCTTATGAAGTTTTTTAGTCCCTTTTCATTTCAGGTTTCAGTCCCCAACTCCTTTAACCAAGTTCTCAGTCtcaaaattattaataaacatCTTTTTAAAGGCTTAATTCCCAGTTACACAGTGATACAGCTGTACAATCATATTTGAAGCACCCAGTCCCCACCCAACCCACCAAAATAATGTTTCTGGAAATTTCAACCAACCCTGCACTTGTGTAAGgtattagaaataataattaagGGTAGTCAGAAACCTTGAACATTATACTTAACGTGCATACAGGGAGAGGTATTCAAAGCCATTATGGCATTAAGGCTCAGGGAAATGGCAGGACTGGTGGGGaataaaaatggaattaattAGAAGTGAAGGCCAATATTCACCCAGATTTTAACTAATTTATGCTGCTTACTTCGGGCCTTTCAA
The sequence above is drawn from the Athene noctua chromosome 18, bAthNoc1.hap1.1, whole genome shotgun sequence genome and encodes:
- the LOC141967904 gene encoding ankyrin repeat domain-containing protein 40-like isoform X5; translation: MSGAAEARELEERLREAAALGDVEEVRRLLGAGADINSRNEIDGWTCLHWACKRNHAPVVACLLDAGADKQILTTKGELAAQLTSKPDIQKILGEEESEYQGAKDLNLPIVANYLASPPLPYVYTEESIPDSLAESQNESASISSASQCETSPCSSATQVESICTPTSCNSDDDFPTLEAEEELPVPPAAATAQPGVHNGPAPRPASPHHRALVPPGAARQAEPLQPDRSPTGPAPTFQPFFFTGTFPCNMQELVLKVRVQNLRDNDFIEIELDRQELTYQDLLRVSCCELGINPEQVEKIRKLPNTLVRKDKDVARLQDFQELELVLVKSDSSPFRNAASTLTERPCYNSRASKLTY